A single window of Channa argus isolate prfri chromosome 12, Channa argus male v1.0, whole genome shotgun sequence DNA harbors:
- the LOC137136887 gene encoding potential E3 ubiquitin-protein ligase ariadne-2-like isoform X2 encodes MSLQEQVDKKYDPLDTTLRFVSRRDDLDPVCSEDDEGGLRAMMSCGHAVTPESLTLWCRSQLDQGNYKFKCPAVVEGTQLCNKLWSYKEVRRLADLSVEEIEYFEETIACLAAAQYCEIQPCPQCKTNVARKNLSNLCVKCIICTADQKKTYQFCWQCLKQWKGPGPRSDRCDNDGCTNHNLELLKNCKTTNLPEVQGVTACPSIRACPTCGEIVEHDKTGCKNVVCPRCHVEFCFVCLQLTPQCQQTSSYFIPCSSGVAPRQTSIPVWHRK; translated from the exons ATGAGCCTTCAGGAACAAGTGGACAAGAAATACGACCCACTAGACACCACcctgaggtttgtcagcaggaGGGACGATTTGGATCCAGTGT GTTCAGAAGATGATGAGGGTGGTCTCAGAGCAATGATGTCCTGTGGTCACGCCGTCACTCCTGAATCTCTAACGTTGTGGTGTCGCAGTCAGCTGGATCAG GGAAATTACAAATTCAAATGCCCTGCAGTGGTAGAGGGTACACAACTGTGCAACAAGCTGTGGTCCTACAAAGAGGTGCGCAGACTGGCTGATCTGTCTGTGGAGGAAATTGAGTACTTTGAAGAGACCATAGCGTGCCTGGCTGCTGCACAGTACTGTGAGATACAACCT TGCCCacagtgcaaaacaaatgtggcGAGGAAGAATTTGTCGAACCTGTGTGTCAAGTGCATCATATGTACAGCTGATCAGAAGAAAACCTACCAGTTCTGCTGGCAGTGCCTGAAGCAGTGGAAAGGTCCAGGCCCTCGATCCGACCGCTGTGATAATGACGGCTGCACAAACCACAACCTTGAGCTTCTCAAGAACTGCAAGACCACCAACCTCCCTGAGGTGCAGGGGGTTACTGCCTGTCCCTCCATCCGGGCCTGCCCCACCTGTGGTGAGATAGTGGAGCACGACAAAACAGGCTGCAAGAATGTCGTCTGTCCTCGCTGTCATGTCGAGTTCTGCTTCGTGTGTCTGCAGCTCACTCCTCAGTGTCAGCAGACCAGCTCATACTTCATCCCCTGCAGTTCTGGTGTGGCCCCCAGACAAACCTCTATACCTGTAtggcacagaaaataa
- the LOC137136887 gene encoding uncharacterized protein isoform X1, producing MSLQEQVDKKYDPLDTTLRFVSRRDDLDPVCSEDDEGGLRAMMSCGHAVTPESLTLWCRSQLDQGNYKFKCPAVVEGTQLCNKLWSYKEVRRLADLSVEEIEYFEETIACLAAAQYCEIQPFFPHQCPQCKTNVARKNLSNLCVKCIICTADQKKTYQFCWQCLKQWKGPGPRSDRCDNDGCTNHNLELLKNCKTTNLPEVQGVTACPSIRACPTCGEIVEHDKTGCKNVVCPRCHVEFCFVCLQLTPQCQQTSSYFIPCSSGVAPRQTSIPVWHRK from the exons ATGAGCCTTCAGGAACAAGTGGACAAGAAATACGACCCACTAGACACCACcctgaggtttgtcagcaggaGGGACGATTTGGATCCAGTGT GTTCAGAAGATGATGAGGGTGGTCTCAGAGCAATGATGTCCTGTGGTCACGCCGTCACTCCTGAATCTCTAACGTTGTGGTGTCGCAGTCAGCTGGATCAG GGAAATTACAAATTCAAATGCCCTGCAGTGGTAGAGGGTACACAACTGTGCAACAAGCTGTGGTCCTACAAAGAGGTGCGCAGACTGGCTGATCTGTCTGTGGAGGAAATTGAGTACTTTGAAGAGACCATAGCGTGCCTGGCTGCTGCACAGTACTGTGAGATACAACCT TTTTTCCCACATCAGTGCCCacagtgcaaaacaaatgtggcGAGGAAGAATTTGTCGAACCTGTGTGTCAAGTGCATCATATGTACAGCTGATCAGAAGAAAACCTACCAGTTCTGCTGGCAGTGCCTGAAGCAGTGGAAAGGTCCAGGCCCTCGATCCGACCGCTGTGATAATGACGGCTGCACAAACCACAACCTTGAGCTTCTCAAGAACTGCAAGACCACCAACCTCCCTGAGGTGCAGGGGGTTACTGCCTGTCCCTCCATCCGGGCCTGCCCCACCTGTGGTGAGATAGTGGAGCACGACAAAACAGGCTGCAAGAATGTCGTCTGTCCTCGCTGTCATGTCGAGTTCTGCTTCGTGTGTCTGCAGCTCACTCCTCAGTGTCAGCAGACCAGCTCATACTTCATCCCCTGCAGTTCTGGTGTGGCCCCCAGACAAACCTCTATACCTGTAtggcacagaaaataa
- the lrp10 gene encoding low-density lipoprotein receptor-related protein 10, producing MKVACNLCALLVFTVTACSHLEFALCSAHCGDFLQVLDSKVGEIRSSAYHSWSYRFGSTYDCWVIKGLEGEPIVLSFSQFSVRCRKEWVSIKSSAGGEPVVLCGSELPQPIEFPGGNITVMHQFLPHLFPVSSFLLSFARDSGVCPGTSFKCEGGRCLPLSWRCNGRVECLNEGPGLGADEQNCNPEMETEPPHFYSTQVKETKGETFSERNDIVDDYPSLNRTTERSIDRNQLKERAKVKDQVIEDLTPTPIEWPCGGLLQTFYGTFSPPVIRGGELKCVWTLDPQDSRPLRLDLQQLVLGSEDKLTIQNGEGGKGDTLKIITSTSNYKSVQIESHTGLMSLTYETKKGSLGSGFNATFHVGSYCPPWEGRCGGAAGGCFTQEQRCDGKWDCPETGKDEEGCRGCSLNQFACGMTGQRVVASSHFAGRPVCYPVTERCNYQLYCADGSDERDCTMCQPGTFHCDSDRCVFESWRCDGQVDCKDGTDELNCTVILPRKVITAATVGSLVCGLLLVIAMGCTCKLYSLRTREYSMFAPISRQEAELIQQQAPPSYGQLIAQGIIPPVEDFPTENPNETSSLSLRGILQLLRHDAHNSPHRRRRPRFVRRAVRRMRRWGLIPRSTSRPTQSSSSNQQQSDSATAGQEQAHFGPTSSSSAVEAVNQPVPQKLGLLAQSEQQRQESLAPLLPLLPPPPPVTSPPPPPYAPPAPPPATPQTPPVTVPPSSPSLASIFHTLGLSISLFRASPSSSNSMPLSISSSFSSSSSDDEVLLIPLSEDTTSEDDVPMLT from the exons ATGAAAGTCGCTTGCAATCTCTGTGCCCTCCTGGTTTTCACTGTAACTG catGCAGCCATTTAGAGTTTGCCCTCTGCTCTG CCCATTGTGGGGATTTCCTTCAAGTGTTAGACAGCAAAGTGGGTGAGATCAGGAGTTCAGCTTACCACAGCTGGTCTTACCGCTTTGGCTCCACCTATGACTGCTGGGTCATCAAGGGTTTGGAAGGGGAACCTATTGTTCTCAG cttttcacaGTTTTCGGTACGGTGTAGAAAAGAATGGGTGTCAATAAAGTCATCAGCTGGTGGTGAGCCAGTTGTCCTTTGTGGCTCAGAGTTGCCACAGCCCATTGAATTCCCAGGTGGAAATATAACAGTGATGCATCAATTCCTCCCACATCTGTTCCCTGTGTCATCTTTTCTGTTGAGTTTCGCCCGAG ACTCTGGTGTCTGCCCAGGGACTTCCTTTAAATGTGAGGGAGGCCGTTGCCTTCCCCTTTCCTGGCGATGTAATGGTCGAGTGGAGTGTCTTAATGAAGGTCCTGGCCTTGGTGCAGATGAACAGAACTGCAATCCAGAAATGGAAACAGAGCCCCCACATTTTTACAGCACACAGGTGAAAGAGACCAAAGGGGAGACGTTTTCAGAGAGAAATGATATTGTAGATGATTATCCGAGCCTAAATAGAACGACTGAGAGAAGCATTGACCGCAATCAGTTGAAGGAGCGGGCCAAGGTGAAAGACCAGGTGATTGAAGATTTAACACCCACTCCCATTGAATGGCCCTGTGGAGGACTCCTTCAGACCTTTTATGGGACTTTCTCCCCTCCTGTCATTCGGGGTGGTGAACTGAAATGTGTCTGGACTTTGGACCCTCAGGACTCCAGACCACTGAGACTGGACCTGCAGCAGCTAGTACTGGGGTCTGAGGATAAACTCACCATCCAAAATGGAGAAGGAGGGAAAGGAGATACTCTTAAAATT ATAACCAGCACTTCCAATTACAAATCGGTCCAAATTGAGTCCCATACTGGTCTGATGTCGTTGACATATGAGACAAAAAAGGGCTCATTGGGGAGCGGCTTCAATGCAACATTCCATGTGGGGAGCTATTGTCCTCCATGGGAAGGACGGTGTGGCGGAGCAGCAGGAGGTTGCTTCACCCAGGAGCAGCGCTGCGATGGGAAATGGGACTGTCCTGAGACTGGGAAGGATGAGGAGGGATGTAGGGGTTGCAGTTTGAATCAGTTTGCCTGTGGCATGACAGGACAGAGAGTAGTAGCATCCAGTCACTTTGCTGGCAGGCCAGTGTGTTACCCAGTGACGGAGAGATGCAACTACCAGCTGTACTGTGCTGATGGCAGCGATGAGAGGGACTGCACCATGTGCCAGCCAGGGACCTTTCATTGTGACAGTGACAG GTGTGTTTTCGAGAGCTGGCGCTGTGATGGTCAAGTGGATTGTAAGGATGGCACAGATGAGCTCAACTGCACTGTCATCCTGCCCCGCAAGGTCATCACTGCAGCAACAGTAGGCAGCCTAGTCTGTGGACTCTTGCTGGTCATTGCTATGGGCTGCACCTGCAAACTGTATTCGCTCAGGACCAGGGAGTACAG TATGTTTGCTCCAATAAGCCGCCAGGAAGCGGAACTAATCCAACAGCAGGCTCCTCCGTCCTATGGTCAGCTGATTGCTCAGGGCATCATCCCCCCTGTGGAGGACTTTCCCACAGAAAACCCCAATGAG ACCTCGTCTCTTTCTCTGAGGGGAATTCTCCAGCTCCTCCGTCACGATGCTCACAACTCCCCGCACCGCAGGCGCAGGCCTCGGTTTGTCCGCCGGGCGGTTCGTCGCATGAGGAGGTGGGGCCTAATCCCCAGATCTACATCAAGGCCAACTCAGTCCTCAAGCTCCAACCAGCAGCAGTCAGACTCCGCTACTGCTGGTCAGGAACAAGCACACTTTGGTCCCACAAGCTCCTCATCGGCAGTGGAGGCAGTCAACCAGCCGGTTCCTCAAAAACTCGGATTGTTGGCTCAGTCAGAACAACAGCGGCAGGAGTCATTGGCTCCTCTactgccactgctgcccccaccaccacctgtCACCTCCCCGCCTCCCCCTCCGTATGCTCCTCCAGCTCCACCCCCTGCAACTCCCCAAACTCCTCCTGTCACTGTCCCCCCGAGTAGCCCCTCCCTGGCTTCTATCTTCCACACGCTAGGCCTGAGTATCTCCCTCTTCAGAGCCTCGCCCTCTTCCTCCAACTCTATGCccctctccatctcctcttctttctcgtCGTCCTCTTCCGACGACGAGGTGCTGCTCATCCCCCTGTCTGAAGACACCACCTCAGAGGATGATGTGCCCATGCTCACCTGA